The Theobroma cacao cultivar B97-61/B2 chromosome 1, Criollo_cocoa_genome_V2, whole genome shotgun sequence genome contains the following window.
CACATGCATGGAACTGAAACATTAATTAAGGAAAAGTCTGGTCAATAAACCTTGCATTGTCAGAGTCCAATAATCCCACATGGACAAGTCTCCTGACGACCACTACCGACCTACAACTGTCCAAATCTTATTTGCAAAGGTCGTCGTGCTGCTGCACATGGGAGTTTATACCCATTTCTTTGCTGCAACTCCCATCGCAGGTTCGTTGGTTGTTTCATTTTTAACAGCGTTAAAGGGATTCTTAACTTTTCAGTGTAGATTGCTTTGTCCAGCTTTTCGAGTGACAGAGCCACTGTTACAGATAAGGACCCCCCATTTCGTCAACATCCCGAGCCTAATAATATTCTGATTGTGCAGAATTCTTTGAATGGGGCGGGAGGGTAGATGTTTCCAAACCCTTTTCTGCCATATtcatctttattttctttgttttggtaGCTAGTGGACCCCTGTTTCGAATGAACTCTTTACCAGGGATTTCCGAAAGCTGAAACCCAGAATTTAAAACTTCTAACATACTCCAAATATTGTTGACAACTTGTTGTAAAAGTCTATCAACTGGTCAAGTGACAGTAGCTGATGTGCACTAAACGCCAGAAGTTATGATGTGAAATTAAGCGGCCAAGCAATCATAATTGAGCAATTGTCAAGTGGGAGGTGTAATCTAATCTCCTTGTTCAATTTTGATTAGTGACCTTTTTCCCCTATTTTGCTGATGCCAGAGAGAGAGGAACTAGGTGAACGGCTTCATCGTCCGAATTCTACATGGAATATGGGTTTTTAGGATCAAATTAAGAAGATGGTTGTGCATCTGTCAATTTGTTCTTTCTGCAGCAGATTAATAGATGATGATAACTTGATAGAAAAACTTATCAAGGGAACTAAAAAATTGTCAGCTGCTTATCAATATAAGGAGACTAGCAATACCTTTACTTACTTCCATCAACATCTAGGGACCTCCATGGATGTGCGCTATGCCGTGTAGATAAggttttttttcccttctttctGCAATCCATCGTTCTTTAATAAAGTTTCTTGTCATGCTTTTCCCACtatgatgattttgatagtaaaaaaaaaaaaaaacaattcttTCTGAAAAGGTCCCTCGAATCTTTGTTTCTTAAGCTTTCTGGTTCTTTAACCTACTTACTGTGGCAAAAGGTTTATTATATGAGTAATGGTGCAAAGCAGAAAAGTGGTTTTCACACGGAAGTGAACGTAATCAAACTGACATTTTATgcagaagaaaaatgaaaaatgatgaaggaagGTCTAATTAAGAACAGCAATTTGGGCAGGGAGGGAAGGAAGGAACATGGGAGATGGGAAAAAGCATAGTAATATGCCCTTTTAGTTTTGCCTTATCAAGATATGGTTTGGCTGAAGGGCTGAAAGTGCCTTTGATCTGCTAGCTTTTTCagaaattctttaatttatcCTAGCCTGGTTTGCTACTTTGTTTAATGTGTTTTATCGTCTCAAAAAATTGTCTGCTCCTCCATTTCTAGCGCAAATGCTTTCCAGGATGAGATCAGATCACTCTTACTTTGTTGTAAAAAATGAAAGGTTCATTGAACAACCTGAACGCATTCACATCTGCATAAAGTTTAATGCTTTCGGGCTTTTCTGAGAGATAATTAGCATGGACAAAGCACTATTAGAAAGTACCAACATGAGGCATCAATTCAAggcaatataaaaatttgatgacAGATCAGGGtaattttcaagttttcaaccGTTGTGGAAATGCCAGAACCCTGCATCATCCATATTGCTAGATTAGATGTTCATTTGTTTCATTCTTTCCAGTTGAAAAGGGGAAAATTGAATTTGCCATCTCCAGTTAGCATGCAGTCCATTTTCCGAGTGAGACAATTCCATAGCCAACTGAATCTTGAGGAAAACGTGACAGATAACAGATTTCAACCATTAAACAGTTTAACAGTCAAAAAAGCAGAGGAGTCAATAGTCACAGAGGTTAGTTATAGAGCTTGGAACCTGTCAGGATCACAGGAAAATAGCTCTTGAAGGCCTGAAACATCAAGAAGCTATTCGGATTTATTTTCCATCATAGAAAACATCCAAGCTGAGGTGGAAATCAGGTTGAAAAGCTCACATACGCAGCCCACAGTTCAAATACTTTGTTCAAACTCTATTTAATGACATTATCCATTTACAGCCACCACAGGGTCTAAAAACTTCTTTCCTTGATTGCATGACTGGAAAGTTATCATCTTCGACGAAACTTAGCTAGGCAGATGGGCTAATCAAATTAAGAGTACAAAAAAGATGAGCTTTTTACTCCTAGAATTCAAACAAGACAACACACGAATACGTGTTCATGAGGTTGACGGATTGAATTTTCCTTTCCCAAGGTGAAAAGAACCCTGCAGTTTTGCTACTAGCGGCTGCTTTAGGAAAAATTTATGACTCTGAAGCATCATCAAGAGAATTACTAAGGCATGGATGTCAATTTtcgtaatattttttaaacaattcgGAGAGACTGAACTACCCTAATTGCAGCAGCTTTCAGATTCCTTTCTTGACAATTCCTGAAAGATTCCGAAAATTATTGGACTACTTTTTTGGTATTCCCATATAATTCCAAGTAACCATGAgatttctttttgatttttcccagtcattccaaaagaaattttggaaTGACACATTCGAATGACAAGGATGCTTGACTTCAATCCCATCTCTGAAATCTGATAGAATCTCAAAAGCACTATGCATGTAATAcaacatatattttatttttcacaattatgaggataaaagaagaaaagaaaacaaagatttTTGCAGGTTGGTGGTGTGATTACTTGTTCTATCAGATATCTGTGATACCTGAAAACTAGCCGGCCTAAGCTACTTTCATGGATGGTCCAGGCTTGCCTTCCAGGTCGTCTAGTCTTGTGGACAAGCCTGATGTGAACTTGTTCCACATAGCACATTTGGGGGCAGGCAGTTCGATCACTTTACCAAACAATTTGGTGAATTGTGATAAAAAACCGTCCAAATTGTTGGAAAAAGAACCGACTCATCATTGATCATGATGCGCATTGTAATGTTTGCCACTTCTCTACTCCAAGGTGATCCATGAACCATGATATTCTCCACTACAAGTCGAATGAttaaaacccatttttcacGTTCTTCCATTGACTTCAGGGCATGCCTGCTGTTCCACAAATTCATAGAACTAAAATTTTCGTGATTTTCATTTTACGTGCAATGGGTTTTAgaggtaaatttttttatgtatagaTGATGCacgtttttatattattttttgtataattatCGTATTTAATTGTTCATCTAGATTGACATTGACAAATTATGCTAAAGTCAGTTTTTGCGAGCTATCTATTCAATCTACAGATGATCAGGACTCTGTTTCCATTTATGTATGGCTTCCCTACAGAAAGACTTGGATTTCCTACCTGTGCCTTACTCTGTTTTTAACCAGCTAAGTTCAAAAACACAATATGAATGCCCAAAAGGCCAAATCAAAGCAATCCTTTCAAGGGGTAATGCGAAAACTTTCCTGCAAATAGAAAAGATATAAAGTACTATTTAAAGAATTTGGGTCCCAAAAATGAATCAATGAAACTTTTAAAactcattatatatatatatatatatatatatatatatatatNAacttaactatatatatatatatatatatatatatatatatatatatctgcAACATGATGCCATTGACAATGTTACAGAAAAACCTCTTGCCTTAAGTGCATGTCATACCTTCGTTTTTACGTTGATTCATGTTACATAACAAATTCGTGATATCTTAAATTATTGTCAagtgattttaatttaaatcaaatacctgttttaataatttcaaCATCTTTCATACAGCGAACATGCGTATGTTTTTTAGTGCTTAAACTTACCATGCAAATACATTAGGCTTGTACTCAGATCAACCCCAGCCAGGAATTGAAAGCAATACTTAAAACATCAGATGCAatcaattattataataaacaTCATTGGTAAAATAATTGATTTCTGACGGTAAAACCCACACCATGtcttaaagaaaacaaagcattaaaataattgtcatCAGACATAGGTAATAGGAATAAAGGGCCAAAACTAATGGAGACAAATTGAGCTCATCTCCGTTGGCATTAGCAGGCGACAGTTGCAAAAAATTTACGTAGCCAAAGCCAACTAATCATCGTCTATTCCTACAAATTTATGCCTAAATCAAATTGATAATTAAGGCTTCATCCTGCCAGCTCTTTGATCATCCTCTTTCCTTCCAGAGTCAGGGAGGGAAGGGGAAAAAGTGGCTGGTGCTGTGTGATGTGTGATGTGTTTTCTATCTTTTGTATGTATCATAGTTTTGTTTCTTCTACAAATTAGAGAAAATTGGAGAAGGACAAGCCAGGCCGGTAATGATGTGATATCATTGGATTGTGGCCTACCCTCGTTGTTCACACGATTTCCATTCAGGTTTTGCTAATTGCTGAAGTTGATGGGGCCCAATTATGGAGTTAAAAAATCCCACATATAGAAGGAAAATGGCTCCTAAATGTTGTTGGGTTGCAACTTGGTGTTTGTCAAAAGAGATGCCGCAACTGCCAGATTGCCGCCAGGGTGGTGATGGCACCGCCAATGAGAGCTGATGAAACAGGACGGTAGCCGACTGATATGTCAACAGCCATGGGGTTGGCGGACTTGACACTGCAAACAAAAAACGATCAACATCAGCCAGCCGAAATCTAAAAGAAGTTCAAAATGTGATGATGATTGCGTGTCCATAAATGGTGGTACAGCAGTTTCTGCTGCATGGGGCGGTGCTGATTTTCTTAGACTTCAAGGTACatgaagataaaaattttaaaatggaaCGTGCAGGCCATATCTGGAACTAAAGAATCTATGGTCCCCATATGACTCTCAACCGACTCTGTTGGGAACTAAAACCTTGAGAACAGAGAAGTTTCAACTACAAGAGTTGGGTTGACTCTGATTTGTTCAATGGCATTTACATGGAGAAGGGGAAAAGCGATCATGTTGAAATTCGTAATTTGACAGTAATCAGAAAAGCCAAGGGACTTGCTTTGCAAAGGGTAAAAGCACTGGTGCATTTATTACCTGGTGGAAGGGGTAGGGCAGAAAGTAATAACATAATCAGCACCAGCACAAGTGAAGGTACTGGTTCCATCATCATAGGCGTAGCTATAAGCTGTAGGACACGCGGTCTTGAAGAATTCTGAATAAGAACTGGGCTTGCATGTGTTTGGTGTAGCATAAGCTCCACTGCAGCAATATTTGGGGTCCCCCAAAGCATCGCAGGCACTCTTACATGCCACCCCTTCAGTCCCATCGACAACCTTAAGCTCGAGAGGACAGTCACCATTCAAATACGCAGCACATCCAGCGGATGTACAGTTACCTCCAGTTCCACCCTGCGGGGATACCATCATCGGTAGGTTGTAGCCATCAACAAGGCTAACATCGTAGAAATCCAATCCCCCAGCACCATTCAGTGTAAACTCCGCAAGGGTTGCCGGAGGGATGCCGCCACCGCCAGAGCATTCTAGTGCAGATGAGCCGCAGTCTCCGGTGAGGCATGAGAATTTGCCCGAAGAGTCTTCTGTGCAAAAAGTGCGACCCCATAAGCGACCTGACCAAGATGTTGGAATAGAGATAGATGTTGATTCGCCTGGTTGAAGAATGAAACCTGTGGGTGATATTGGCGGGGTTCCAGCACCTGACAGCACCCCTGGCCAAACTGTATAGCTGCATTTGTTCACAATTGTGAACGTTGATGAATGAGCGCCTATTAAAAAACAGGAAAACGAATTAAAAACCAACACAGCAACAGgaaaaagcaaaacaacaatGAGAAATCAATCAGTAAACGAATTGTGACCTGAGAACAATAGAAGGAAGAACATAACCAACACAAAGGAAACCTGAAGAGAAGCCATCGAATAAGgagaagggaaaaaagaagagcaCTTAAAATAAGACTGAACAAATTTGCTAGCACTTGGTGGGAAAAGATTTAGTATAAAGATTGGGGCTGGACTGAGAGGATTTATATAGGATGTATGTCAACATATCAGTCTATAGACTCAAAAAAATAGCAAAGATGTGGGTACCACGTGATGTGTTATAGAAGAGGTAAGGGGAGTGGGGGCAGGGCGAGGACGCATGCATGCTGACGCACATGCTCAACCTGCAAACAGTTTTAATTCGGCCATTACTGTCCTGCGCATTTCGTACTTTGCTTACTTAGGaaatgccaaaaaaaaaaatcgcaATGAACCGACGTGAACAAcggaaagaatagaaaaatacaaatagaaAACATCAATGATTAAACAGGTTTTTGGAAGTATGCATGGGGTGCATTGGGATTCTGCTTGCTGTGTGAGTTTCTTCCCCTTGAGGTTACGTAAAGGTCGGCTCTGAACTTGCATACAAAGGGATTGGGAAACAAATGACAAAGTCCATCAGCTACGACTTTGATACGTTATTTCAAATTGCTTGAACAGATCAAAACTTCAAGACAAGAATCAAGCAGTCTCGTGATTTCTTGACCAATGAATGCCAAATAATTTCATCTTTGCATGTTTATCTGCTATGCAAGTTGTCAGAAAATGGTCACCAAGCAAGTTATCCAGGACTAGGAAGGGGATGATATTTGTGCAACTTGGTACTATTTTAATATTGTTGGGTAACTTGAGAACGTTGGCCACAAATCTGACTTGGATGGAGCCTGTCTAATCTCAGCCCAAAATCTACCTCCAATATGTTCGACTTAGTACAGAATCTAGCTGATTCTAATAGGAATGGGCTTTCTTCGTCAACTTTGGGATATTATTAAAGCtggaaaaagaaggaaatatataaagaataGGCTGGTGGTGACCTTTATTCAGCTCACTTGGACCTTGAACTAGAATTACTTCTTGCTGCAAGCGGCCCTTGAATGAGTGGAAAAGGTTAGGATCAATATAAACCCTTTACTAACACACACAAGCAATCAACTTGAGTGCAATGGTAAACTAGATGTCCTTTTTTAGCATTATCCTAAACGTGACAAAGGCGAAATTGTCATCtcaaactaataaataaacttggtttttctttttttccaatCGGAATTGACTGCACCAATGATAGGCTAGGCTACTAATCAAACAATATAAACAGTTGACAACTTTTGAGGAAACAGAGGTCAATGTCAGaacaattttcatacttttaaCAATCTCAAATAGTTTCTTAGCCCGTTCTCTGGGGCATAATTGCCTTCCTTgatttttgtttctcaatgGGTTTAGGGGGAACATGATGAGAATTGAGAGTTCTCTTACTCAAAAGAAAGCATGCCCTTACCTGCAGGCTATTGCATAGATCAGCAATCCTCGCCTGTTTTCTCGTATAACCTTTAGTCCAAATGGGGCAAGCGTCCCAATTAGTTGAGATGAGCATTCATGCAGCCTTTTGAATGATGTCAACTGCTTGTATTGTATCTAGCTGTTAATGGAATGGAAACAGGCAGATCCTTCCTTAGAAAGATGAACATAATATGGCAAAAACTTTTGTTTGATGCATACAGCTTTAAAGAGTTTGACTGAGTGTGGTCTACAAACAGCTTAAGCAGTAACAATGCATcatatataaacttaattttgtAAAAGTCATGGTATGATAATCTTTTTGGTATGGTCATACCATTTATTGATGACCTTAACATCTGTATTGAACAACATGAAACCCAAAATGACCACCCATCATACATATATGATATCAAACAGCTTTATCACCCCTTCATCCCTCTCCTTGCATCAAAAGCACAATACCAATGCATACCACTGCCACTACCTAGACAACATTAATAACTCCAGCTGGAACATTAGAAATTTAGAAAGATGAGCCTACAACCCTTTATATATGCTCTGTACAGACAACCAAGCTAAGAAAGTAGAAGGAAACATTACTTGCAATTTGGAACCAGCTTATAtaaaaactaacttttctagtAAACTCTGATTCTCAGCATCTGGTTATAACATCTTTCATCAAATACGGCAAAATACAGGCAGCTTACAAAGCCTGGGTAAACATCATGACTACAACCAAACCAAGTGAAATCAAGTTCATGCATGGATCCCTTGCATCAACAAGCTAAAGCAAAGCAACACcaacaattttaaaaacttattcATCAATGATTCCAACCAGGTGTTGAAATCAATAGCCATTACCAAACTAAAGGAAGGATACACCTGTATAACATAATTCATGAAACTAAAATCCTGGCGATACTCAATCAAATTGACAACTATCATGACTAGACCCCTAAAGAAAGGCTGCACTTCAAAATCAATAGCCATTACCAAACTAAAGGAAGGATACACCTGTATACCATAATTCATGAAACTAAAATCCTGGCCAGACTTAATCAAATTGACAACCATCATAACTAGACCACTAAAGAAAGGCTGCACTTCAATTTCCAATCACGATCTTCTTTTTAAGAAGATACCATGGAGAGATCTTACATCAAAGCCAAAAACATTAGCAAAGAACCAATAATTAACGCCCAAAACAACAATAATCATGCTCAAAATGATCATGAATTCCACCAAGTTATGACTCTTAACTTCCTCCGAAACATAGATATGATCAATGCAGcatcattataattttaaaagaaaattcaaatcacAAGAAAACATTAATTCAcacttgaaaaataaaagttgcTCAATTGAAAGTTAGAACAAAGTCACTAACAACAATTGACAATaaccaaaacaacaaaaaaaaatctaaattctTATCCGAACCAGCTCATTATGTATCAAAACTGGAAAATTTTCTCTCCGGAAAAACTGGATTAACTGAATAATCCAAAACATTCTTATGTATAACCTCCAACATTAATAAAAcccaaaacataaaaaaagagaaatatttaCTATTACTCTTTTTTTCCACTAAAGTTAGCACACTCCCTTGCATAATGGCCAGCCTCGCCgcaattaaaacattttagttCCCTATTATTGTCACAATCCCTCGCCAAATGCCCAAATCCTCCACACACGAAGCAGCTTCCGCTGCTCCCACCGCCACCACCGCTGTTTCTATTACAGTCTCTGGCAAAGTGCCCATATTTCCCGCAGTTATAACACTTCCCAGAGCCACCACCACCAACCCCGCCACTATCTCTCCTACACTCCCTTGCAAAATGCCCCGCCTCaccacaattataacaatAACTGCCGCCACCACCGCCATTGGGGACATTACTGTAATTATCGCTATCGTTGTAATTACTAGCGTTCTTACTGCAATCCCTAGCCAGATGATTCAAATCCCCACAGTTAAAACATCCGTTGCCGTTCCTCCGATCGTTTCCGCCTCTCCAGCCTCCACCAAaacctcctccaccaccaccGCGACGGTCCTTTTTACTGATAGGAGAGCCACCGATTGCAGTTACATCAACAGCCTGGGTCTTGCCGCCGTTGCCTTGGGAGACAGTGAACTCAACGGATTCGCCCTCGGCTAGGCTACGGTAGCCGTCGGATTTGATTGAAGATTGATGGACGAAGAGATCTTCACTCTCATCATCAGGTCGAATAAAGCCGAAACCCTTTTGGTCATTGAACCAAAGTACCTTGCCGGCGGATCTTGATTGCTGCTGTTCTTGTTGTTGCTCAGCCATTGAAATAAGTCAGTCtaggattaaaaaaaaaaaaaaacagacttctaattttttggttttgtagGGTTTTGATAGTGAAGAGTTAGAAGGAATTTATAGGAGGGATTAGATTCGGGAAATAGAACCCTAGAAAAAGTAACGCTAAGACTTATGTTGGTGCAACACCGACTTGACTCCTCAACTACTTAGGTTAGGGGATTTTAGGTTTTCTGTTGTACCCTTTTCTCTTACTctattaattagtttaaataataaaaaaaattcctgccccttttgatttttttcttctaaaattatcaaattcaaTATTAATTAACATATTACAGCATTCGGGCATTCAGTCGTGACTCATTTTATGTCAACTGTTAAGTGATCGCGTTAGTTTACACGTTAATTATCACATGATCATATTGACTTTtatgtttagataaaatatatttgattttaaatttaataattattagttttttgttaaaattaaggGTTTTctatatacaaataaaaatattaaaatttaattaggataaaaaaaattaattacataaataaaCGTAGTTGACTAACCTTTGTTATACTTAAGTCTTATTAATTACTATTGCTATCATTTCTTGCTCTTTGGGCCATGCCAAGGACCTTGCTTCCCaagttttgttatttttttttttttgtatttttttaatgagaacAGAACCTATTTTATAAGtagtaaataaattttagaatCCGTTGcaagtaaatttttatgtgatTAAATAGTATCAACAATAACACCAATGATTATATGGAATCAAAGCccaaataaggaaaaaaaaacaaaagcaaataaTAATGCAATTATCACTGGATGAGTTATCATTAACTGTTAATTACTACTATGAAATGGCATTTGCTTCAAGGTGTTTATTTTGAGTAAGCATgtttatttctaattaattaCTCTAGAATTTGCAGGTGAAGCCCTCCAACTCAAAGCTAGCTGGAGCAGGGCGTAAATAAGAGAGAGATGTGGGTCTTTGACAAGCACCTTTCCCCCCCAACCATGAAGAGGAATCAGATAGCAGCGGCATTGAAAGCAGAACCAATGTTTGCAGCAATGATTTGTGCTTCTTTAATGATTGAAATAATGACATTGAAAACCAATGATCACATAGCCAAGGAAGAGATGTAAATTGGCATTGAAAATAGGTGTGGGAATGCATTAAATGGTCATTTCTGCCAGGGTTTGGTCCATTTAAAGATAACCAGAGATATAAAACTACCACATGCCATACTcttcaaatttaatataaagCAGGTTGGAGTTGGAAGTTTGATTGATTACCCctcaagaataaaaatttatgagGTTGGCTATAAAATACTGTTGTTTCATTAATATAGGCTCCAAAAAAGAGACACTCCCTATTTACACAGTGCAGTGGGACTCCTTACAGGATGGCTGCTCAAAAAAGAGAGGAGAAAAACCCGAGAGAGGGGGATTTGTACAAGTAATCAACCAGTTAGTAGACTTCCACATTCCATTGCTCAGATTTCTTCAACTGCCTTTTGTACTCAGTCCAATCAATACCTGAAAAAATTGTGCACATACAGCATTCATTAGAGATATAATTATACATAGAAATCCTCTACCTTGTCTTGTGAAAAGTTGGggctcttttttatttttaccatCTTCTGCAGCAAGTGAGACCATTATGTCATCAATTCCCTTCTCCATTCCCTTCAACCCACACATGTAGACGTAGGTGTTATCTTTCTTGAGTAACTCCCATAGCTCCTTTGAATATTGATCCATTCGGGTCTGGATGTACATCTTTTCACCTTTCTCATTCGTTTGCTCTCTGCTCACAGCAAAGTCCAGCCTAAAGTTGTCAGGGTACTTCTCCTTCATCTTCTCAAATTCCTGTTACACAACATTTGAGGTTCCCAGTCGACAATCTCAACAGCAAAAAAACTCAGCATTTGGCTCTGGAAAGTTAAGAAGCAAACCATCAGATCAGTCAAGAATTCCTTTTTCTAGCTTACCTCCTTGTACAGCAATGAGCTACCTGTGGGTACACCCAGGAAGAGCCATGCCAAACCATTGAACTACAGAACATGTCAGAAGTTAAGTCACTAATTAATCAGAAGGAAAGTCGATAATTGATAAATGAGGATTTGACGATATCTATATCTAATTGGTTCGGGAATTATTCTTGTCTGCTTCTTGGAGAtgctatttttgttttaaatcttTTGATGGGCTAATGCCACAGGTTCTAACAGGTTAGATATCATGATTGTTTTCAATATCAGATTGGTTGCATTATATGGATATAGCTTAATTCTACCTTGTAGTCATCATGCTTCTCAAAGAACATTTTCCACAAAAATGATCGGAAGGGAGCAATTCCAGTTCCAGTTGCAAGCTGCAATGAAGAAGCAAAGTGTGAAAACCTTTTGTTTTGGAGCAGCACCACATGATCCATTCAGTGCCAGATATTTTAATCTAATATTGTTAACAGCTTTGGGTATACAAACCATGATGATTGTGGCATTTGGATCTTTTGGCATAAGCATTTCCTTTCCAACAGGCCCTGTGATTTTAACCTCTGACCCAGGTTTCATGTCACCTGAACATAAGATGAAAATATTTAGCACCGGTAGG
Protein-coding sequences here:
- the LOC18610761 gene encoding thaumatin-like protein 1b isoform X1, with product MLISTNWDACPIWTKGYTRKQARIADLCNSLQVSFVLVMFFLLLFSGAHSSTFTIVNKCSYTVWPGVLSGAGTPPISPTGFILQPGESTSISIPTSWSGRLWGRTFCTEDSSGKFSCLTGDCGSSALECSGGGGIPPATLAEFTLNGAGGLDFYDVSLVDGYNLPMMVSPQGGTGGNCTSAGCAAYLNGDCPLELKVVDGTEGVACKSACDALGDPKYCCSGAYATPNTCKPSSYSEFFKTACPTAYSYAYDDGTSTFTCAGADYVITFCPTPSTSVKSANPMAVDISVGYRPVSSALIGGAITTLAAIWQLRHLF
- the LOC18610761 gene encoding thaumatin-like protein 1b isoform X2, translated to MRPRPAPTPLTSSITHHVVSFVLVMFFLLLFSGAHSSTFTIVNKCSYTVWPGVLSGAGTPPISPTGFILQPGESTSISIPTSWSGRLWGRTFCTEDSSGKFSCLTGDCGSSALECSGGGGIPPATLAEFTLNGAGGLDFYDVSLVDGYNLPMMVSPQGGTGGNCTSAGCAAYLNGDCPLELKVVDGTEGVACKSACDALGDPKYCCSGAYATPNTCKPSSYSEFFKTACPTAYSYAYDDGTSTFTCAGADYVITFCPTPSTSVKSANPMAVDISVGYRPVSSALIGGAITTLAAIWQLRHLF
- the LOC18610762 gene encoding cold shock domain-containing protein 3 — translated: MAEQQQEQQQSRSAGKVLWFNDQKGFGFIRPDDESEDLFVHQSSIKSDGYRSLAEGESVEFTVSQGNGGKTQAVDVTAIGGSPISKKDRRGGGGGGFGGGWRGGNDRRNGNGCFNCGDLNHLARDCSKNASNYNDSDNYSNVPNGGGGGSYCYNCGEAGHFARECRRDSGGVGGGGSGKCYNCGKYGHFARDCNRNSGGGGGSSGSCFVCGGFGHLARDCDNNRELKCFNCGEAGHYARECANFSGKKE